The Parachlamydiales bacterium genome includes a region encoding these proteins:
- the nth gene encoding endonuclease III, whose product MRKKEWVQFIQKTLDHYFPEPPIPLNHKDPYTLLIAVLLSAQCTDERVNKVTPDLFKRASTPAAMAKVPVKEIESFIKTCGLSPTKSKAIHTLSNILIEKYDGQVPQTFEELEALPGVGHKTASVVMAQAFHTPAFPVDTHIHRCAQRWGLSTGKNVKQTESDLKKLFPKKDWIKLHLQVIYFARAFCTAKKHDAATCPICSKLGVA is encoded by the coding sequence ATGCGAAAAAAAGAGTGGGTGCAGTTTATCCAAAAAACTCTGGACCACTATTTTCCTGAACCACCGATTCCACTGAACCATAAGGACCCATACACTCTTCTAATCGCTGTCCTACTTTCTGCACAATGCACGGACGAAAGGGTCAATAAAGTCACTCCTGACCTTTTTAAACGTGCATCTACCCCTGCTGCAATGGCAAAGGTGCCGGTAAAGGAAATAGAGTCCTTCATCAAGACATGCGGGCTATCACCGACCAAATCGAAAGCAATTCATACCCTTTCAAACATTCTTATAGAGAAATATGATGGTCAAGTGCCGCAAACCTTTGAAGAGTTGGAAGCTCTGCCCGGGGTAGGGCATAAGACAGCTTCTGTAGTCATGGCGCAGGCTTTCCATACACCTGCATTTCCGGTGGATACCCACATACATCGTTGCGCACAGCGTTGGGGTTTGAGTACAGGAAAGAATGTCAAACAAACAGAAAGCGATTTAAAAAAGCTTTTTCCTAAGAAAGATTGGATAAAGCTCCATTTGCAAGTCATCTACTTTGCGCGTGCCTTCTGCACAGCGAAAAAACACGATGCAGCGACTTGTCCTATCTGCAGTAAGCTTGGCGTTGCATGA
- the asd gene encoding archaetidylserine decarboxylase (Phosphatidylserine decarboxylase is synthesized as a single chain precursor. Generation of the pyruvoyl active site from a Ser is coupled to cleavage of a Gly-Ser bond between the larger (beta) and smaller (alpha chains). It is an integral membrane protein.), whose product MDSIVVRDRVSGKCFEEQVYGGNALRFLYGPGFIRQICRDAACRLPWISALAGCWYKSFASRKSILPFIERYGIDASEFAEPVNAYSNFNDFFTRKLKLQSRPIATGENIAVMPADARYLFYPEVQKSDGFIVKGKKFSLPELVGKEDLEESFLNGSMLIARLCPSDYHRFHFPVDCKAGIPKLINGMLYSVNPWALAKDVSYLTQNKRFVTELDSPQFGKVLYVEIGATNVGSVVETYNPDNFQKKGDEKGYFEFGASCLVVLFQKGSIQFDKDLLKGPLHQEVRCLVGQSLGYF is encoded by the coding sequence ATGGATTCTATTGTTGTTAGGGACCGCGTTAGCGGAAAATGCTTTGAAGAGCAAGTGTATGGTGGAAATGCCCTGCGTTTTTTATATGGGCCGGGCTTCATTAGGCAGATCTGCCGCGATGCCGCATGCCGCTTGCCTTGGATCTCCGCCCTAGCAGGATGCTGGTATAAGAGTTTCGCAAGTAGAAAATCCATCCTTCCCTTCATTGAAAGATATGGAATCGATGCTTCAGAATTTGCGGAGCCTGTGAACGCCTACAGTAATTTCAATGACTTTTTTACACGCAAGCTGAAGCTGCAGTCGCGCCCTATTGCCACAGGAGAGAATATTGCTGTCATGCCCGCCGACGCACGTTATCTCTTTTATCCTGAAGTACAAAAATCGGATGGATTCATTGTCAAAGGCAAGAAATTTTCCCTTCCAGAGCTTGTAGGCAAAGAAGATTTAGAAGAGAGTTTTCTAAACGGGTCGATGCTCATTGCCCGCTTATGCCCCTCGGACTATCATCGTTTTCATTTCCCGGTAGATTGTAAAGCAGGAATCCCCAAGCTCATTAATGGGATGCTATATTCTGTCAATCCTTGGGCACTCGCCAAAGATGTCAGTTATCTTACCCAAAACAAGCGCTTTGTCACTGAATTGGACAGTCCGCAATTTGGCAAGGTCCTTTATGTCGAAATTGGAGCGACCAATGTTGGCAGCGTAGTAGAGACATACAATCCTGACAACTTTCAGAAAAAAGGGGATGAAAAAGGATACTTCGAATTTGGCGCCTCCTGTTTGGTCGTCCTTTTTCAAAAGGGATCGATACAATTTGATAAAGACCTGCTGAAAGGCCCCTTACACCAAGAAGTCCGATGTTTAGTTGGACAATCACTAGGATATTTTTAA
- the mnmE gene encoding tRNA uridine-5-carboxymethylaminomethyl(34) synthesis GTPase MnmE has translation MYFVHTHENPGEAIAAIATPLGEGGVAIIRISGTNALDVAANVFSGPVHSYKSHTAHYGKILNAKGEKVDDVLILVFRAPRSYTGENTVEIHCHGGSIITRKVLETVLAAGARAAAPGEFTFRAFINGKLDLAQAEAVQEVICAKNERALDAAEAHLEGRLSTKVKEFQHTLTHIAAILEAWVDFPEEGIEFATMDEIIQSLQDAALSMQKLLDTFHDGRIVHEGLSLCLIGCPNVGKSSLMNALLERSRAIVSDIPGTTRDLVEDHMRISGLNFKLVDTAGIRETSEVIEQEGIRRSRHALEKADVALLVLDSSRELHQDDLHLIELAQGKNTIAVWNKTDLSSQYIQTLPFNLSIQVSAVSGKGIEELKKLIDQAVWERGPPDKDEILITNIRHKEALDASIEACLAVAEGLQNGVSPEFLAIDMRTALISLGRIIGTDITEDVLTAIFSKFCIGK, from the coding sequence GTGTACTTTGTGCACACCCATGAAAATCCAGGCGAGGCCATCGCCGCTATAGCAACACCCTTGGGTGAAGGGGGAGTAGCGATCATCCGTATTTCCGGAACAAATGCGCTGGATGTCGCTGCCAACGTTTTTTCCGGACCTGTGCATAGTTATAAAAGCCACACGGCCCATTACGGAAAAATCCTCAATGCTAAAGGCGAGAAAGTCGATGATGTCCTGATCCTTGTTTTCCGCGCACCCAGATCTTATACCGGAGAAAATACTGTCGAGATCCATTGCCACGGCGGGAGTATCATCACAAGAAAAGTTTTGGAAACGGTCCTTGCAGCCGGAGCACGCGCTGCGGCTCCAGGTGAATTTACCTTCAGAGCGTTTATAAATGGTAAATTAGACCTTGCTCAGGCCGAAGCTGTGCAGGAAGTCATCTGTGCAAAGAACGAAAGAGCACTAGATGCTGCAGAAGCACATTTAGAAGGCCGGCTATCCACAAAAGTAAAAGAATTTCAACATACGTTGACCCATATTGCCGCAATTCTGGAAGCTTGGGTAGATTTTCCTGAAGAGGGGATCGAATTCGCGACTATGGATGAGATCATCCAAAGCCTTCAGGATGCAGCCCTTTCCATGCAGAAACTATTAGATACCTTCCATGATGGAAGGATAGTGCATGAAGGCCTTTCTCTATGCCTTATAGGCTGTCCTAATGTCGGAAAATCCTCTTTGATGAATGCCCTGCTCGAAAGAAGCCGTGCTATAGTCTCCGATATCCCTGGAACGACCCGTGATTTGGTGGAAGACCATATGCGCATCAGCGGTTTGAACTTTAAACTTGTGGATACTGCCGGCATAAGGGAAACATCCGAAGTGATAGAGCAAGAAGGAATCAGACGTTCCAGACATGCGCTTGAGAAGGCTGACGTCGCCCTCTTAGTTTTGGACTCCTCCAGAGAACTCCATCAAGATGATTTACATCTGATCGAGCTGGCACAAGGCAAAAATACAATTGCAGTCTGGAATAAAACAGATCTTTCGTCACAGTATATTCAAACACTACCATTCAATCTTAGCATTCAAGTATCCGCAGTTTCAGGTAAAGGGATCGAAGAACTTAAAAAGCTGATTGACCAAGCTGTATGGGAGCGCGGTCCGCCGGACAAAGACGAGATCTTAATTACCAATATCCGCCATAAAGAAGCATTAGATGCTTCGATTGAAGCATGCTTAGCAGTGGCAGAAGGTTTGCAAAACGGTGTTTCGCCGGAATTTCTTGCAATAGACATGCGCACCGCACTCATCTCATTGGGGCGCATTATTGGCACAGATATCACGGAAGATGTATTAACAGCTATATTTTCTAAATTCTGCATAGGCAAGTAA